In Candidatus Vicinibacter proximus, the genomic stretch TATCTTAAACTATAATTATAATTTGTGTTGATCACAAAAAACTTATCTTTTATGATTAAATAATTACTCCGTTTTATATTTTATATATGTAAAATTAGGGTATTTTGTGAATGTAGACAATAAGTATTCTAAAAAGCCATCATGCATTTACAATTTAATCTTTTTATATTTTGCAAATGAACACGACCAATTGAGATGCTCCCTTTAAAATTTACATCAAACTGGCAGTTTTGCTACCCTTATCAGATTAACTATTGGAATGTTTAGGTTAATGAGTAGGATAGGGGAATTCATCTTTTTTTGTTTTTCTGCTAAAACATCTCAATCCTTTAGACCTTACCTACAGATGTGTGAATCATACAACTTTTAGGTTTTTAGATATAATCATATCTGAATTTAACTACGTAATTTTGATTTCTACAGAATGAGCTGGAAGACTTATATAGGAAGTCGGGATTTACATATTTAAATTTAAGGCGATGGATACTAAGAAACTTGAAGGTTTACCAAGCAGTGATGGCAATATTCAACAGGGAACTGCACACATTATTGTCGAACTAATTGAGTACGAACATAATTCAGTGGTCAACAGATCAATTATGAAGAAGATAACCGGTTCAATTAATGCTCTATCTTTTGATAGCGGAGAAGGACTCCATGAAAAAATTTCTCCTTATGACACTTACGCACAGGTGTTTGATGGGAGTGCAGTTATACAAATTGATGGCAAGGTTACTAAGCTACAGACTGGTGATGGAATACTTATCCCTGCACATAAATCAAGTCAAACAGAACCGAATGGGCGGTTTAAATTACTGTTGACAGTGATAAAAAGTGGATACGAGTAAGCTGTTTTATCTGCTACAAAAAGCACTTTATTTTAATGCAGAACAAGTTTATATTCTGAGTGTAAGATCTATAGTTAAATCATTTTAATCCTACAAGAAGTCATAGTTTTCTAAAAGATGACAACAGTTTTTCTAATTTGTTTAGTCAGGGTGCCACCAATTATTAATCCTTAAGCTTGTTATTTGTAATTTCTTTATAGGATTTGCTTATTGGTATTATGGTTCCGTTACTCATTTCCACCACTTCACGGTTCCATTTTTTGACAAATTCTGTATTTATGATAAAACTTCGGTGGCATCTGACAAATAGGGTAGGACTTAACAAATCGTGTAAATATTGTATTGCTTTTCGAATAATTAATTTTTTATCTTTCTCCAGGAAAATATGAGAATAAACATGGTCTGCTTGGATGTACAGTATTTCATTTACATTTAGCTTGTAATTCTCTTTGCCATCTGAAATCTCTATTTTTTCAGGCTCTTTATAATGAAATGTAAATAACTGGTACGCGGCTTCAATACTTGTCCACAGTGTTTCTTTTTGTAATGGTTTTGCAATGTAACCGTAAGGGATAGTTTTTAAGGCTAAATCCAGTATTCTTTTATCATGTTGTGAAGTGAGAAAAATGTATAGTGATTTTGGCTCTATGGACTTCAGGTAATTTGCCACATCGATACCGGATTTTTCCCCAAACAACCTTATGTCTAATAACACTAGATCCGGTGAATGCAAGTGAAAAGCTGTAATGGCCTCGTCATAGGAAATGCAAATGGTACATACTTTATGATTTGCTTCCTGCAAATACAATTTGATGGTTTCTGCAATAAGAATCTCATCTTCTACAATCAGTATATTTAAACTCTTCATACTATACCTGGGATATCTTTTTTTCCTGAAATATTAAATTGAATGATGCTGTTCCAATAGCGGACGAAGAACTTTGAGCCTGTAATTGTCTAACCATACTCTCGATTAGCAAGATTCCCATTCCTTCGTTTTTGTTGCTTATGACAGAATTGACCTTGCCATTATCCTGATACTTTAGAATATATTTGTTTTCTAAAGTACTGAGTTTAAACTCTAACAACAAGCCTGCATCTTCTCTTCGGGCATATTTGAGAGAGTTGCTTATAAGTTCTGTGCATATAATTCCGATGGGCATGGTAGTTTCCAAGTTTAGATAGATGGGGGAATCTGCCTCCAAACGATACTCAAACGTTTGGGCGCTGGTATGTAAAGCCAAATAGTGTTCTAACAACTCTTTTACATAAGAGCTCAATTCAATTCTTTCAAATTCACCAGAATTATACAAATGTTCATGGATCAAGGCGATGCTTCTAATTTTATTTGCAATTTCTTCCAGATAATGAAAGTCTGTTTTGTTTTTTATTTTATTGTAATGAAGAGTAAGAAGACTAATTACAAGTTGTAGATTGTTCTTCACCCTGTGATGCACTTCTGAAAGTAATAACTGTTGGTGCTCCAAATATTTATTCAATTGATTGTTTTGCTCCAATATGTATTTTTGTTGCTGTTCAATTTTTAATCTTTTTAAATGATTATTATATAAAACAACGAGTATAACAATTATCCCCAAAATTAATATCCATAGTGCAATTTTCTGATTATTGCTTTCTTTCAATAAATTATCTGCCTTCCTTTTCTCAGAACTGATTAGAAAATCCAATTCCGATTGTGAAATTTCTGAATGATTCACTTCAGTGTTTTGCGACTTTAAGTGTTCTTGGCTAAGATTTAAGTAAAAAAGTGCAGAGTCCAATTGATTTTTACTTTTAAATATTTTACTTCTTTCATCATAAAAAGTCGCCATAAGAATATGGTATGACTTGTTGTGCTCTTTTATCTGACTTAAATAAACGGCAAGGGTATCAAACCAGTTGCCTGCTGGTGCTTTAAGATTATATTTTTTAATGGAAGAATAAATGCTTCTTGCCATATATGAAGCACCATCGTAATTTTTATGGTTAATGAAATAGTTTTTAGCTTTCCAAAAATATTGGACCGAACTATCCATGTTTTGTTCAGCCATACCCATTAACATGTATGCATCTACTGCTTGACGTGTATTTTTATTTTTTTCACTATCCTGTAATGCTAATTTTGCAAAATAGAGACATGAATCTTTAGAACCATATATCCTTTGGTAACTGGCATATCTGACCCAGTAATAACTGTATAACAAGTCTAGTTTATTCGTCTCAATTAAATCCTTTGCGATGAGAAGATGTCTAATGCAATCAGCCTTTCTGCCTATTGTTTCCATACATCTGGCAATGGAAACATGACAAGAAGCCATAAGTTCATAGTTAAATTTGGATTTTGCTACTGCGATGAGGGAGTAGTAATTCTCTAAAGCTTCTTGAAACCTATAATGTAATTCAAGTACCTCTCCACGATTATATAAAATCCAGAGTGCATCCGCACATTGTGTGACCCTCTCTGTTTCAATTCTAGATTTTATGGAATCAGCAAATGTTAAAGCACTTACCGGATTGTAGGACAGTATGAGCTTGTCCAGATGGATTCTGGCATTTTTAAGCCATGCTTTATCACAAGATTGTCCTGTTGCATTGGATAGTGTAAATAGGATTCCTATTAAAATACATACAACCAATTTTAAATGAATCCTTTTTTTCACGATAGTTGATAAATACAAAATTAATAAGTATATCCTTTGGTACTTTGATTTATATTTTATTGTACAATATGCTCTTTAATTAAATTAATCAAAATAACGTTGCCATGAATAATTTATAAATAAAATATGCAATATTTCTTTTTTTAGTTTTCAACCCAGCGGAAGGTTATAATATGTTGCTTTAAAATAAGCTTATTAATAGAAAATGATTTTAAATCTTTCCGTTCCACCCAAATAAATAATTTCAGCGTAGTAAATTCCTGAAATAAATTTTGGAATTTCTTCTGAAAATGATTTTGCATCTGCAAAAAATTTCGATAAAACAGGTTTGCCTTGTGAATCAAATAGATTAAAGGAAAGCTCACTCACAAATGGTAAATTTACATTTAATTGTAAAGGGCCCATACTTGGATTTGGGTATAGATTTGCAAATTGTAACGTTGATGTACCATCCTTGATGCAACTTAATATTTCAATTTGCTTACTGATTCTTGCTTCACAATCCTCACTTTTTAAATTCAATTCTATATTATATACTCCGGGTTTATCGTAAACAACAATAGGATCTCTATCGGAGGAATTGCCTTTATTTCCAAAGTTCCAGGAAAACACCATGGTTGTTACGGAGTCCATAAATGATCCATATTCAATGAGCCTTATGCTGTCTCCGACGCAAGCAAAACCAGATACCAAAAAGTTGGATATAAATACAATCAAGGGGTCATTGCAAGGTGCGCATTTTTCGCTAAAATTATGTTGTGTATCAAACTTAAAGCTGCCGCTTCGCCAGTTCATATCACTATAATTTTTATCATCTACCTGAATACAGCTCAAGTCAGGATTATTAAGTGCTTCGATAATGGTTATGTCTTCATTTATGCCGTTGGCAAGATTTAGAGTCAACAATTTGTTATTATAACACCAAATCTTCGTCAGACTGTTGTTCTTGTTAAAATCCAGGATTTGTAAATTATTGTCATTACACCCAATCGCTTCTAAAGATAAATTTGAATTAACTGTAAGTTGGTTTATTTGATTTTTAAAGCATAACACTTCTTTTAATTTTGGATTTGCACTTAAGTTGAGTCGAGACAGTTTATTGTTTGAACAATTTAGTTTCTCCAATTTTGCGTTTTGACCCAGGTCTAAATTTGTCAGTAAATTATTACTGCAATTGATTTCAGAAACATTAATAAACGATTCTATTCCGGTGAGATCAGAAATATTACGATTAATACAATCGATAGATTTGTCATATGATTCCGCTTCTGAGCATTCTATTTCAGTATTTCCATTGGCATTGATAGCAGTGTTTCCAAGTAAGTAGTTTTTAAAGTTAGCATCTGGTATGGTAACAAAACAAGCAGTTAGTGAAACAGAGATCGTATTGCTGTTTTGACTGATGCCCTTATTATTCCCAGCTCTGATGCGATAGTAATAAGTTTGGTTGCCAGTTAATCCAGAAACCATAACACTAAGATTATTGCCTGCGTTCAGATCGGTGTAAGTCGGTAAGGTTGTATTGAAAGAAGCACTGGTTGAAACGTCAATAAAATAGAAGCTCGCTCGGGCAGATGGCTGCCAGTTTGCTGTAAATCCGGAAGCAGTCAGATTAGTAGCCGGTAATGCGACGGGTATTTCAGGTCTGGACGAAGCATTACAGGCATCTTTAACAGCTTGTTCTGCATTGCAGCCCGGTGCATTTCCGAAAATGGATCTTTGACCTGAACCATCTAGGTATGTACATATGTTAGGGAGATCACAGATGGCGAGTGTTGTATTATTTTGAATCGTTAGCCCGGTTCCCTTAATAGAAGTTGCTGGTATATTAATCAATCCAGATATTGAGTTCAATTTAATATTGCCAATGATTTGAAGACTTCCATTGAGTGCATTTACTTTAGATAATGCATCCAAGTTTATCAAGTTAGGATTATCTTTTATAATAATTTCATTTACAGAAGTGAGCTGAGAAAGTGCTGTGAGATTGGATAATAAAGTATTGTTTTGAATAGTAAGAATTCCGTTAATTCTTGGGGCATTACCCAAAGCATTTAGGGATTGGAGCTGTGGATTATTAATTATACTTATTGATCCGTTAATTTGAGTCAATGTACTTGTTATATTTATCTGATTCAATTTATCATTATTTTGAATTGTCACATTTGGCAAAGTGGTCAGGGAAGTGTATCCTGAAATTTCAGTTAACTCCTTATTCTCTCCAATGTACATTTGACCAAAGGAAGTTAATTTATTGAATCTATTAATTTTAGTAATGGATGAATTATCTGCAATCCAAAAATTCCCACCCACTGATTTTATATTCAGAAGTCCATCCAGATTAGTAAGCGCAGAATTGCGTACGATATTTATTTGACCAGTTACATTTTCAAGATTGCTAAAACCATTCAAATTGGTAATGTTTGAATTATCGGTGATGTTTAGGTTTCCAGAGATCTGAATACAATTAGGGTAGAGTATTTTAAAGTTGTCGACCTGTGCTTGTGTGTTGACATTAACATCTCCTGGTGGGCATTGTGCAAACGACACAGAGATGGTATTACTATTGGGGCTTGTTCCGGATGATTTGCCTGCGCGAATTCTGTAATAATGTGTTGTGTTGGTGGATAAACCTGTAACTGCAAAGCTGGTCACATTGCCAACGTTCCTATTATTATATGCCGGAAGATTGGTAGCGAATGTTGCGTTTGTGGAAACATCCAAAAAATACTCTGTAGCTCCGGCTGAACTTTGCCAGTTGGCTGTAAAGCCGGGGAAAACAACATTTGTAGCAGGGAGAGCAACAGGTGAAACAGGAGGCGCACAGGCATTTTTGACGTTTTGTTCAGATTCACAACCTGTAGCATTTCCTGTAATTGTGCGTGGGCCGGAGCCTTGAAGGTATTCACAAATATTCGGCAAATCACAAATGGAGAGCAATGGATTGAACTGAATAAAAAGTCCGGTATTTTTGATATTGCTTGAAGGGATATTGCTTAATCCAAAGATGCTTATCAGCTTTGCATTACCAGCAATCTGTATACTGCCATTAAGCGTATTGAGTTTGGTGAGTGCATCCAGGTTTGTAAGTGTAGCATTATTCTGTATCGACAATTCAGTAACAGAAGTCAATTGAGAAAAAGCATTTAAATTTTGCAGAGAATCATTATTAGTAATAATTAAACTCCCGTTTATATTAGGCACGTTGCCGAAAGCAGCTATTGATTTAAGGCTACTATTATTATTGATATTCAGATTTCCATTGATTTGATTAACCGGACTGACAATATTTATTAAACTAAGTTTCCCATTTAGCTCTATTATAGTTTGAGGAAATTGACTTAAAGCATTAAAACCGCTAATCTCAACCAGTGCTTTATTATCAGATATAAATAATACACCACAAGAAGTCAACTTATTAAAATTGTTGATCCTGGAAACCAAAGCGTTGCCTTGTATCCACAAATTTCCTCCGACAGATATTAAATTTTGAAGACCATCGAGACTGGTTAATGCGGCATTACGAACGATATTGAGTTGGCTTGTTACTTTCTCAATATTTTTAAAACCGTTTAAATTCGTAATATTGGAATTATCTGCAAAATTTAAATTGCCGGAAATTTGTTTGCAATTTGGATAGAGCAATAAAAAACTATCCACCTGGCCTTGAGTGAATGCTGTATAGTCCCCCGGAGGACAGTCGGGAAAAGGTACATTTATAGTATTGCTACTGGGACTGATTCCAGAGACATTGGAAGCTCGCACACGATAATAATAGGTCTGGCTGCTCACAAGTCCTGTCACATTAAAACTTAGGACATTCCCTAGGTTACGATTGTTATAGTTGGGCAAAAGTGTGCTAAAAGTAGGACTGGCAGATACATCCAGTATATAGGCTGTTGCTCCTGAAGAGGCTTGCCAGTTTGCGGTAAAGGATGGAAAAGTTATATTAGTTGCGGCGGATGCAATTGGTGCAGCGGGTGCATTGACTGCTGTTATACCATTGATCGCAAGAATAGCAGTACTACCTGCGCTGGAAGTTTTCGAAAACGTAATGCTTGTTAATATTTTTGTAGTGAATGGTGCGTTCAAAGTAATTTGGTTATCATATAACCTCGGATTTTCAGCATTGCCAGAAAATACATCGGGTAATTGCGAACCGATGGTGGTTCTGGTCACCCTCCCAATTCCTTTAATTGCGAAATTAGGGCCATCGTACCAATCCGGTACAGAAAAACTTGCATTGGTGTTGGTTCCGTCGCTAAAATTCAATGTAACGTTAAATGAGGAAGAACCCTCAGCACTAGATCCTAGGAATGCAATTTTTGAAAATACCCCTGGCGTTTCAAGTCTCAAGGTTCCCGAACTTCCATTTGTTTTGAGTACCAAAGCATTTAATGAATCATAATGAGCCAATGTATACCTGGCCCCATTAAGATTAACACTTAAAATTGTTCTGTCAATTGGTAGGCCATAGGGCGGAGCCGTATTTAGATTATTATTTCCTCTAAAATCTTTTGAATACATGACATTGTCTCCACCAAGATTAAAATTATCAAAAATTGTCGTTGTAGTAGCTGCAGCCCGGTTGGTTCCACCGGATCCGTTCGCAATCAAATCGTGATTGAATCCTGTAACATTGACAGGTACAAAGGTTTGGGCATGTGCACTTAATATGGACAAGAAAGCACACATTATAAATAATTGTTTTTGATATATTTTTAGATTAGTCATGATTCAAGTTATTGAACTATTTTACTAGAATGGATTTTGTTTTACTTAA encodes the following:
- a CDS encoding sensor histidine kinase encodes the protein MKKRIHLKLVVCILIGILFTLSNATGQSCDKAWLKNARIHLDKLILSYNPVSALTFADSIKSRIETERVTQCADALWILYNRGEVLELHYRFQEALENYYSLIAVAKSKFNYELMASCHVSIARCMETIGRKADCIRHLLIAKDLIETNKLDLLYSYYWVRYASYQRIYGSKDSCLYFAKLALQDSEKNKNTRQAVDAYMLMGMAEQNMDSSVQYFWKAKNYFINHKNYDGASYMARSIYSSIKKYNLKAPAGNWFDTLAVYLSQIKEHNKSYHILMATFYDERSKIFKSKNQLDSALFYLNLSQEHLKSQNTEVNHSEISQSELDFLISSEKRKADNLLKESNNQKIALWILILGIIVILVVLYNNHLKRLKIEQQQKYILEQNNQLNKYLEHQQLLLSEVHHRVKNNLQLVISLLTLHYNKIKNKTDFHYLEEIANKIRSIALIHEHLYNSGEFERIELSSYVKELLEHYLALHTSAQTFEYRLEADSPIYLNLETTMPIGIICTELISNSLKYARREDAGLLLEFKLSTLENKYILKYQDNGKVNSVISNKNEGMGILLIESMVRQLQAQSSSSAIGTASFNLIFQEKKISQV
- a CDS encoding response regulator transcription factor, which produces MKSLNILIVEDEILIAETIKLYLQEANHKVCTICISYDEAITAFHLHSPDLVLLDIRLFGEKSGIDVANYLKSIEPKSLYIFLTSQHDKRILDLALKTIPYGYIAKPLQKETLWTSIEAAYQLFTFHYKEPEKIEISDGKENYKLNVNEILYIQADHVYSHIFLEKDKKLIIRKAIQYLHDLLSPTLFVRCHRSFIINTEFVKKWNREVVEMSNGTIIPISKSYKEITNNKLKD
- a CDS encoding cupin, whose product is MDTKKLEGLPSSDGNIQQGTAHIIVELIEYEHNSVVNRSIMKKITGSINALSFDSGEGLHEKISPYDTYAQVFDGSAVIQIDGKVTKLQTGDGILIPAHKSSQTEPNGRFKLLLTVIKSGYE